In Pithys albifrons albifrons isolate INPA30051 chromosome 6, PitAlb_v1, whole genome shotgun sequence, a single genomic region encodes these proteins:
- the NEMF gene encoding ribosome quality control complex subunit NEMF isoform X2: MKSRFSTVDIRAVLAELRQSLLGMRVNNVYDVDNKTYLIRLQKPDCKATLLLESGIRIHLTEFQWPKNMMPSSFAMKCRKHLRSRRLVRVSQLGIDRIVDLQFGSDEAAYHLLVELYDRGNVVLTDHEYIILNILRFRTDGADDVRFAVRERYPLDSAKAAVPLPTLDRLTEIISNAPKGEQLKRVLNPLLPYGATLIEHCLIGAGFSGSVKVDQHLESKENLEKVLSALEKAEEYMALTENFSGKGYIIQKREKKPSLEPDKPAEDIYTYEEFHPFLFSQHSKCPYLEFDSFNKATDEFYSKLEGQKIDLKALQQEKQALKKLENVRRDHEHRLEALQQAQEADQLKGELIEVNLAVVDRAIQVVRSALANQIDWGEIGAIVREAQAQGDPVASAIKELKLHTNHITMLLRNPYLLSEEEEEEDADVEKEETEEPKGKKKKNKNKQLKKPQKNKPLLVDVDLSLSAYANAKKYYDHKRHAAKKTQKTVEAAEKAFKSAEKKTKQTLREVQTVTTIQKARKVYWFEKFLWFISSENYLVIAGRDQQQNELIVKRYLKPGDIYVHADLHGATSCVIKNPSGEPVPPRTLTEAGTMALCYSAAWDARVVTSAWWVSHSQVSKTAPSGEYLTTGSFMIRGKKNFLPPSYLMMGFSFLFKVDESCVWRHREERRIKVQDEDLETVSSSASELVAEEVELLGGDSSSEEEKAECEEAPEDVEAAPEDVEAAPEGMEAPEDMEATADSNHDEGVADLEQGRGNTGAAAEGDSEEEEEEEDGESEDEAEHPEPKGEGKEEEEEVDYPDTTIDLSHLQSQRSLQKTLPREEKPSLSDSRAQGRRHLSAKERREMKKKKQQNQPESSELAEEKQKEVETQPPTVPPSSRAGPAPQPIKRGQKSKMKKMKEKYKDQDEEDRELIMKLLGSAGSNREDKGKKGKKGKTKEEAVKKPQQKTKGLHRGAGGGKETLPAGILLHEAQDPALEEQEEKEEQDQEQPGVEDAEALLDSLTGQPHPEDILLFAVPICAPYTAMTNYKYKVKLTPGTQKKGKAAKIALHNFMQSKEASAREKDLFRSVKDTDLSRNIPGKVKVSAPHLLNRKKK, from the exons CTTGCTGGGAATGAGAGTGAACAACGTTTATGATGTGGATAACAAGACGTACCTCATTCGCCTGCAGAA gcCAGACTGCAAGGCCACGCTGCTCCTCGAGTCCGGGATCCGCATCCACCTCACCGAGTTCCAGTGGCCCAAGAACATGATGCCCTCCAGCTTTGCCATGAAG TGCCGGAAGCACCTCCGGAGCCGCCGCCTGGTCCGTGTGTCCCAGCTGGGCATCGACCGCATCGTGGACCTGCAGTTCGGCAGCGACGAGGCCGCCTATCACCTGCTGGTGGAGCTCTATGACAGG ggcaACGTTGTGCTCACGGACCACGAGTACATCATCCTCAACATCCTGCGGTTCCGCACGGACGGGGCCGACGACGTCCGGTTTGCGGTGCGGGAGCGATACCCCCTGGACAGTGCCaaagctgctgtgcccctgcccaccctggacAG GTTGACTGAAATCATATCGAATGCACCCAAAGGGGAGCAGCTGAAGAGGGTTCTGAACCCACTGCTTC CTTATGGGGCCACTCTCATCGAGCATTGCCTTATAGGGGCTGGATTTTCTGGCTCTGTCAAAGTGGATCAACATCTGGAAAGTAAAG aAAACCTTGAGAAAGTTCTCTCAGCcctggagaaggcagaggagTACATGGCACTGACTGAGAACTTCAGTGGGAAG GGATACATCAtccagaaaagggagaaaaagccCAGTCTGGAACCAGATAAACCAGCAGAAGACATCTACAC ATATGAGGAATTCCatcctttcttgttttctcaaCATTCCAAATGCCCCTACTTGGAGTTTGACTCCTTCAACAAG GCAACAGATGAGTTCTACTCCAAACTGGAGGGACAGAAGATTGACCTGAAGGCCTTGCAGCAG gaaaaacaagcacTGAAGAAACTTGAGAATGTCCGTAGGGATCACGAGCACAGACTGGAAGCTCTGCAGCAAGCTCAG GAGGCCGACCAGCTGAAGGGGGAGCTGATCGAGGTGAACCTGGCCGTGGTGGACAGGGCCATCCAGGTGGTGCGGAGCGCCCTGGCCAACCAGATCGACTGGGGCGAGATCGGGGCCATCGTCAGGGAGGCGCAGGCTCAGGGGGACCCCGTGGCCTCTGCCATCAAGGAGCTGAAGCTGCACACCAACCACATCACCATGCTGCTCAG GAACCCATATTTGTTAtctgaagaggaagaggaggaggatgctgatgtagagaaagaagaaactgaagaaccaaaaggaaaaaagaagaagaataaaaacaaacagttGAAGAAACCTCAGAAGAACAAACCCTTGTTGGTGGATGTTGATCTCAGTTTGTCTGCCTATGCTAATGCCAAAAA GTACTACGATCACAAAAGACACGCAGCCAAGAAGACCCAGAAAACAGtggaagctgcagaaaag GCATTTAAATCTGCTGAGAAGAAGACAAAGCAGACTCTGAGGGAAGTTCAGACAGTCACCACCATCCAGAAAGCCAGGAAGGTCTATTG GTTTGAGAAGTTCCTGTGGTTCATCAGCTCTGAGAATTACCTGGTTATTGCTGGGAGGGATCAGCAGCAGAACGAGCTCATTGTGAAGCGCTACCTGAAACCAG GGGACATCTACGTGCACGCCGACCTGCACGGGGCCACCAGCTGCGTCATCAAGAACCCCTCAG GGGAGCCGGTGCCGCCGCGGACGCTGACGGAGGCCGGGACCATGGCCCTGTGCTACAGCGCGGCCTGGGACGCCCGCGTGGTCACCAGCGCCTGGTGGGTGTCCCACAGCCAG GTTTCTAAAACTGCACCCTCAGGAGAATACCTCACTACTGGGAGCTTCATGATCCGAG GGAAAAAGAATTTCCTCCCACCCTCCTATCTGATGATGGGCTTCAGCTTCTTGTTTAAG GTGGATGAGAGCTGTGTCTGGAGGCACCGGGAGGAGAGGAGGATCAAGGTCCAGGATGAGGATCTGGAGACGGtttccagcagtgccagtgagCTGGTGGCTGAAGAAGTGGAGCTGCTTG GAGgagacagcagcagtgaggaggaaaaagctGAGTGTGAGGAAGCTCCAGAGGATGTGGAAGCAGCTCCAGAGGATGTGGAAGCAGCTCCAGAGGGTATGGAAGCTCCAGAGGATATGGAAGCCACAGCTGACAGTAACCATGATGAGGGTGTTGCTGacctggagcagggcagaggaaacacaggtgctgctgcagagggtgactctgaggaggaggaggaggaggaggatggggagtCCGAGGATGAAGCGGAACATCCGGAGCCGAAGGgcgaagggaaggaggaggaggaggaggtggattACCCAGACACCACCATCGACCTGTCACACCTCCAGTCTCAGAG ATCCCTGCAGAAAAccctccccagggaggagaagcCCAGCCTG aGTGACAGCAGGGCCCAGGGGCGAAGGCATCTCTCTGCCAAGGAGAGGAG agaaatgaagaaaaagaagcagcagaaccAGCCTGAGAGCTCCGAGCTGgctgaggagaagcagaaggaggTGGAGACACAgccccccactgtcccccccagcagcagggcaggaccagccccccagcccatcAAGCGGGGCCAgaag agtaAGATGAAGAAGATGAAGGAGAAGTACAAGGACCAGGACGAGGAGGACAGGGAGCTCATCATGAAGctgctgggg TCTGCAGGATCCAACAGGGAGGACAAGGgcaagaagggcaagaaggggAAGACAAAAGAAGAGGCAGTGAAGAAGCCACAGCAGAAAACCAAGGGCCTGCATCgtggagcaggagggggcaAGGAGACCCTCCCAGCAGGAATCCTGCTGCATGAGGCTcaggatccagccctggaggagcaggaggagaag gaggagcaggaccaggagcagccaggagtGGAG GATGCTGAGGCCCTGCTGGACTCCCTGACTGGGCAGCCCCATCCCGAGGACATCCTGCTCTTTGCTGTCCCCATCTGTGCTCCCTACACAGCCATGACCAACTACAA GTATAAAGTCAAGCTCACCCCAGGCACCCAAAAGAAGGGCAAAG CTGCCAAGATTGCCCTGCACAATTTTATGCAGTCCAAAGAAGCCAGTGCCAGAGAGAAGGATCTGTTCCGCAGCGTGAAG GACACTGATTTGTCAAGGAATATTCCTGGGAAGGTGAAAGTGTCTGCACCTCACCTCCTGAACAGGAAGAAGAAGTGA
- the NEMF gene encoding ribosome quality control complex subunit NEMF isoform X1: MKSRFSTVDIRAVLAELRQSLLGMRVNNVYDVDNKTYLIRLQKPDCKATLLLESGIRIHLTEFQWPKNMMPSSFAMKCRKHLRSRRLVRVSQLGIDRIVDLQFGSDEAAYHLLVELYDRGNVVLTDHEYIILNILRFRTDGADDVRFAVRERYPLDSAKAAVPLPTLDRLTEIISNAPKGEQLKRVLNPLLPYGATLIEHCLIGAGFSGSVKVDQHLESKENLEKVLSALEKAEEYMALTENFSGKGYIIQKREKKPSLEPDKPAEDIYTYEEFHPFLFSQHSKCPYLEFDSFNKATDEFYSKLEGQKIDLKALQQEKQALKKLENVRRDHEHRLEALQQAQEADQLKGELIEVNLAVVDRAIQVVRSALANQIDWGEIGAIVREAQAQGDPVASAIKELKLHTNHITMLLRNPYLLSEEEEEEDADVEKEETEEPKGKKKKNKNKQLKKPQKNKPLLVDVDLSLSAYANAKKYYDHKRHAAKKTQKTVEAAEKAFKSAEKKTKQTLREVQTVTTIQKARKVYWFEKFLWFISSENYLVIAGRDQQQNELIVKRYLKPGDIYVHADLHGATSCVIKNPSGEPVPPRTLTEAGTMALCYSAAWDARVVTSAWWVSHSQVSKTAPSGEYLTTGSFMIRGKKNFLPPSYLMMGFSFLFKVDESCVWRHREERRIKVQDEDLETVSSSASELVAEEVELLEGGDSSSEEEKAECEEAPEDVEAAPEDVEAAPEGMEAPEDMEATADSNHDEGVADLEQGRGNTGAAAEGDSEEEEEEEDGESEDEAEHPEPKGEGKEEEEEVDYPDTTIDLSHLQSQRSLQKTLPREEKPSLSDSRAQGRRHLSAKERREMKKKKQQNQPESSELAEEKQKEVETQPPTVPPSSRAGPAPQPIKRGQKSKMKKMKEKYKDQDEEDRELIMKLLGSAGSNREDKGKKGKKGKTKEEAVKKPQQKTKGLHRGAGGGKETLPAGILLHEAQDPALEEQEEKEEQDQEQPGVEDAEALLDSLTGQPHPEDILLFAVPICAPYTAMTNYKYKVKLTPGTQKKGKAAKIALHNFMQSKEASAREKDLFRSVKDTDLSRNIPGKVKVSAPHLLNRKKK; the protein is encoded by the exons CTTGCTGGGAATGAGAGTGAACAACGTTTATGATGTGGATAACAAGACGTACCTCATTCGCCTGCAGAA gcCAGACTGCAAGGCCACGCTGCTCCTCGAGTCCGGGATCCGCATCCACCTCACCGAGTTCCAGTGGCCCAAGAACATGATGCCCTCCAGCTTTGCCATGAAG TGCCGGAAGCACCTCCGGAGCCGCCGCCTGGTCCGTGTGTCCCAGCTGGGCATCGACCGCATCGTGGACCTGCAGTTCGGCAGCGACGAGGCCGCCTATCACCTGCTGGTGGAGCTCTATGACAGG ggcaACGTTGTGCTCACGGACCACGAGTACATCATCCTCAACATCCTGCGGTTCCGCACGGACGGGGCCGACGACGTCCGGTTTGCGGTGCGGGAGCGATACCCCCTGGACAGTGCCaaagctgctgtgcccctgcccaccctggacAG GTTGACTGAAATCATATCGAATGCACCCAAAGGGGAGCAGCTGAAGAGGGTTCTGAACCCACTGCTTC CTTATGGGGCCACTCTCATCGAGCATTGCCTTATAGGGGCTGGATTTTCTGGCTCTGTCAAAGTGGATCAACATCTGGAAAGTAAAG aAAACCTTGAGAAAGTTCTCTCAGCcctggagaaggcagaggagTACATGGCACTGACTGAGAACTTCAGTGGGAAG GGATACATCAtccagaaaagggagaaaaagccCAGTCTGGAACCAGATAAACCAGCAGAAGACATCTACAC ATATGAGGAATTCCatcctttcttgttttctcaaCATTCCAAATGCCCCTACTTGGAGTTTGACTCCTTCAACAAG GCAACAGATGAGTTCTACTCCAAACTGGAGGGACAGAAGATTGACCTGAAGGCCTTGCAGCAG gaaaaacaagcacTGAAGAAACTTGAGAATGTCCGTAGGGATCACGAGCACAGACTGGAAGCTCTGCAGCAAGCTCAG GAGGCCGACCAGCTGAAGGGGGAGCTGATCGAGGTGAACCTGGCCGTGGTGGACAGGGCCATCCAGGTGGTGCGGAGCGCCCTGGCCAACCAGATCGACTGGGGCGAGATCGGGGCCATCGTCAGGGAGGCGCAGGCTCAGGGGGACCCCGTGGCCTCTGCCATCAAGGAGCTGAAGCTGCACACCAACCACATCACCATGCTGCTCAG GAACCCATATTTGTTAtctgaagaggaagaggaggaggatgctgatgtagagaaagaagaaactgaagaaccaaaaggaaaaaagaagaagaataaaaacaaacagttGAAGAAACCTCAGAAGAACAAACCCTTGTTGGTGGATGTTGATCTCAGTTTGTCTGCCTATGCTAATGCCAAAAA GTACTACGATCACAAAAGACACGCAGCCAAGAAGACCCAGAAAACAGtggaagctgcagaaaag GCATTTAAATCTGCTGAGAAGAAGACAAAGCAGACTCTGAGGGAAGTTCAGACAGTCACCACCATCCAGAAAGCCAGGAAGGTCTATTG GTTTGAGAAGTTCCTGTGGTTCATCAGCTCTGAGAATTACCTGGTTATTGCTGGGAGGGATCAGCAGCAGAACGAGCTCATTGTGAAGCGCTACCTGAAACCAG GGGACATCTACGTGCACGCCGACCTGCACGGGGCCACCAGCTGCGTCATCAAGAACCCCTCAG GGGAGCCGGTGCCGCCGCGGACGCTGACGGAGGCCGGGACCATGGCCCTGTGCTACAGCGCGGCCTGGGACGCCCGCGTGGTCACCAGCGCCTGGTGGGTGTCCCACAGCCAG GTTTCTAAAACTGCACCCTCAGGAGAATACCTCACTACTGGGAGCTTCATGATCCGAG GGAAAAAGAATTTCCTCCCACCCTCCTATCTGATGATGGGCTTCAGCTTCTTGTTTAAG GTGGATGAGAGCTGTGTCTGGAGGCACCGGGAGGAGAGGAGGATCAAGGTCCAGGATGAGGATCTGGAGACGGtttccagcagtgccagtgagCTGGTGGCTGAAGAAGTGGAGCTGCTTG AAGGAGgagacagcagcagtgaggaggaaaaagctGAGTGTGAGGAAGCTCCAGAGGATGTGGAAGCAGCTCCAGAGGATGTGGAAGCAGCTCCAGAGGGTATGGAAGCTCCAGAGGATATGGAAGCCACAGCTGACAGTAACCATGATGAGGGTGTTGCTGacctggagcagggcagaggaaacacaggtgctgctgcagagggtgactctgaggaggaggaggaggaggaggatggggagtCCGAGGATGAAGCGGAACATCCGGAGCCGAAGGgcgaagggaaggaggaggaggaggaggtggattACCCAGACACCACCATCGACCTGTCACACCTCCAGTCTCAGAG ATCCCTGCAGAAAAccctccccagggaggagaagcCCAGCCTG aGTGACAGCAGGGCCCAGGGGCGAAGGCATCTCTCTGCCAAGGAGAGGAG agaaatgaagaaaaagaagcagcagaaccAGCCTGAGAGCTCCGAGCTGgctgaggagaagcagaaggaggTGGAGACACAgccccccactgtcccccccagcagcagggcaggaccagccccccagcccatcAAGCGGGGCCAgaag agtaAGATGAAGAAGATGAAGGAGAAGTACAAGGACCAGGACGAGGAGGACAGGGAGCTCATCATGAAGctgctgggg TCTGCAGGATCCAACAGGGAGGACAAGGgcaagaagggcaagaaggggAAGACAAAAGAAGAGGCAGTGAAGAAGCCACAGCAGAAAACCAAGGGCCTGCATCgtggagcaggagggggcaAGGAGACCCTCCCAGCAGGAATCCTGCTGCATGAGGCTcaggatccagccctggaggagcaggaggagaag gaggagcaggaccaggagcagccaggagtGGAG GATGCTGAGGCCCTGCTGGACTCCCTGACTGGGCAGCCCCATCCCGAGGACATCCTGCTCTTTGCTGTCCCCATCTGTGCTCCCTACACAGCCATGACCAACTACAA GTATAAAGTCAAGCTCACCCCAGGCACCCAAAAGAAGGGCAAAG CTGCCAAGATTGCCCTGCACAATTTTATGCAGTCCAAAGAAGCCAGTGCCAGAGAGAAGGATCTGTTCCGCAGCGTGAAG GACACTGATTTGTCAAGGAATATTCCTGGGAAGGTGAAAGTGTCTGCACCTCACCTCCTGAACAGGAAGAAGAAGTGA